From Diaminobutyricibacter sp. McL0608, one genomic window encodes:
- a CDS encoding ABC transporter permease has translation MSTAGIEQEQISSRKTGFRHVAAHIWSDKWATAGAITIAIFVLAAIFAPWLTGISGQNPYTYHLNTLDDSGAPIGWGGGISSTHWFGVEPLTGRDLFSIVVYGARTSLGVGITATVLSVAIGVLVGLTAGYFGGWFDRIVSRVIDVVLGIPALIFMISITAIVAASFPRPVLIVLVIVILFGWPTVARVVRGQVLALRERNFITASTAMGAGSWHILVKQLLPNVTGTIVVYTTILIPSMIGLEAALSFLGVGVPPPTPSWGRTIGDAVTWVATDPMYLVFPGAALLLITLAFNLLGDGLRDALDPRQAVRK, from the coding sequence GTGAGTACCGCAGGAATCGAGCAGGAACAGATATCCAGTCGCAAGACCGGGTTCCGCCACGTCGCAGCGCATATCTGGTCCGACAAATGGGCGACCGCAGGCGCGATCACCATCGCGATCTTCGTGCTCGCCGCGATCTTCGCGCCATGGCTGACCGGCATCAGCGGGCAGAACCCTTACACGTACCACCTCAATACGCTCGACGATTCGGGTGCACCCATCGGCTGGGGTGGCGGAATCAGTTCCACCCACTGGTTCGGTGTCGAACCGCTGACCGGGCGAGACCTTTTCTCGATCGTCGTCTACGGAGCGCGGACGTCGCTCGGCGTCGGCATCACGGCAACGGTGCTGTCGGTGGCGATCGGCGTGCTCGTGGGGCTGACGGCCGGCTACTTCGGCGGCTGGTTCGACCGTATCGTCAGCCGCGTCATCGACGTGGTGCTCGGAATTCCCGCGCTGATCTTCATGATCTCCATCACGGCGATCGTCGCCGCGAGCTTTCCGCGGCCGGTGCTGATCGTGCTGGTCATCGTCATCCTGTTCGGATGGCCGACGGTGGCGCGAGTGGTGCGCGGTCAGGTGCTCGCGCTGCGTGAACGCAACTTCATCACGGCCTCCACCGCCATGGGTGCCGGCTCGTGGCACATCCTCGTCAAGCAGTTGCTGCCCAACGTGACGGGAACCATCGTCGTGTACACGACCATCCTCATCCCGAGCATGATCGGCCTCGAGGCCGCGCTGTCGTTCCTCGGTGTCGGTGTTCCGCCGCCCACGCCCTCCTGGGGCCGGACGATCGGCGACGCGGTGACGTGGGTGGCGACGGACCCGATGTACCTGGTGTTTCCCGGTGCCGCCCTCCTGCTGATCACGCTCGCGTTCAACCTGCTCGGTGACGGGCTCCGCGACGCACTCGACCCCCGTCAGGCGGTCCGCAAATGA
- a CDS encoding ABC transporter ATP-binding protein: MSDAPILSVDEVSISFTDRDDHEGAHTRKVVDRVSFDLEAGRVLALVGESGSGKSVTAMSTLGLLPAGATVTGSVRLQGEELLGATPARLRQVRGGSVGTVFQEPMTAFNPVITIGRQIAEALAAHGLAGGRANSGDRVSSLLASVGIADPARVARSHPHELSGGQLQRAMIAMAISCDPVALIADEPTTALDVTVQAGILDLIRELRDRLGTAVLLITHDMGVVADLADDVVVMREGRVVERADASELFAHPTAEYTQRLLAAVPRLDALRLTDPAVVTDRAHRPVADAADASVARAAARLDGASVIYGGRGWGSHPVAAVDDVTLLIEPGQIFGLVGESGSGKSTIGRALAGLVPLSSGSATVDGVELAHASRGALRAARSRIGYIFQDPASSLNPRATVGQSIAEPLKLHAEITGAQRRERVRELLSAVQLDTAFADRYQHELSGGQRQRVAIARAIALRPALLIADEPTSALDVSVQATVLDLLHDLQDHYGFACLFISHDLAVVHDLADQVAVMHDGRIVETGTTASVLRSPSDPYTQRLLAAAPVPDPEAQRVRREEWRALVA, from the coding sequence ATGAGTGACGCGCCGATCCTGTCGGTGGACGAGGTCTCGATCTCGTTCACCGACAGGGACGACCACGAAGGGGCGCACACCCGCAAGGTCGTCGACCGGGTCAGTTTCGACCTCGAAGCGGGGCGGGTCCTCGCCCTCGTCGGCGAGTCCGGCTCGGGCAAGAGCGTGACGGCCATGTCGACGCTCGGGCTCCTTCCGGCCGGCGCGACGGTCACGGGAAGTGTTCGGCTGCAGGGCGAAGAACTGCTCGGAGCGACCCCGGCGCGACTGCGCCAGGTGCGCGGCGGCAGCGTGGGCACCGTGTTCCAGGAGCCGATGACCGCGTTCAACCCGGTCATCACGATCGGCCGCCAGATCGCGGAAGCCCTGGCCGCGCACGGCCTGGCCGGCGGTCGCGCGAATTCGGGCGACCGCGTGTCGAGCCTGCTGGCCTCGGTCGGGATCGCCGATCCGGCCCGTGTCGCCCGGTCGCACCCGCACGAACTCTCCGGCGGCCAGCTGCAGCGCGCGATGATCGCGATGGCGATCTCGTGCGACCCGGTGGCACTCATCGCAGACGAGCCGACCACGGCGCTCGATGTCACCGTGCAGGCCGGCATCCTCGACCTGATCCGCGAACTCCGCGACCGACTCGGAACTGCTGTACTGCTGATCACACACGACATGGGCGTGGTCGCCGACCTCGCAGACGACGTCGTCGTCATGCGGGAGGGGCGGGTCGTGGAGCGGGCGGATGCGTCGGAGCTGTTCGCGCATCCGACCGCCGAGTACACGCAGCGACTCCTCGCTGCGGTGCCACGGCTCGACGCGCTGCGGCTCACGGATCCCGCGGTCGTCACCGATCGCGCGCACCGGCCGGTCGCGGATGCAGCGGATGCGTCGGTCGCGCGTGCGGCGGCCCGCCTCGACGGCGCGTCCGTCATCTACGGCGGCCGTGGCTGGGGATCGCACCCGGTCGCCGCCGTCGACGATGTCACCCTGCTCATCGAGCCGGGGCAGATCTTCGGCCTGGTGGGGGAGTCCGGTTCGGGCAAATCCACGATCGGCCGCGCGCTCGCCGGACTGGTGCCGCTCAGCTCCGGATCGGCGACCGTCGACGGAGTCGAGCTCGCTCATGCGTCCCGGGGGGCGCTGCGGGCGGCCCGGAGCCGCATCGGCTACATCTTCCAGGACCCGGCCTCGAGCCTGAACCCTCGCGCCACGGTCGGACAGTCGATCGCGGAACCACTGAAACTCCACGCCGAGATCACGGGTGCTCAGCGGCGCGAACGTGTGCGCGAGCTGTTGTCGGCTGTGCAACTCGACACCGCGTTCGCCGACCGTTACCAGCACGAACTCTCCGGCGGTCAGCGCCAGCGCGTCGCTATCGCACGCGCGATCGCGCTTCGGCCGGCACTCCTGATAGCCGACGAGCCGACGAGCGCGCTCGACGTCTCGGTGCAGGCCACTGTGCTGGATCTCCTGCACGACCTGCAGGACCATTACGGGTTCGCCTGCCTGTTCATCAGCCACGACCTGGCGGTCGTCCATGACCTCGCCGACCAGGTCGCCGTGATGCACGACGGTCGCATCGTCGAGACCGGGACGACGGCGAGCGTGCTGCGGTCACCATCCGATCCATACACCCAGCGACTACTGGCGGCGGCGCCGGTACCCGACCCCGAAGCGCAACGGGTCAGGCGCGAGGAATGGCGGGCGCTCGTGGCGTGA